The Dokdonia donghaensis DSW-1 DNA window AGGTCAAGCACTGGCTCTTGGAGTTTAAAGGCGGTTTTTTCTACCTCACAAACTATGTTTGTTTTTCCCTCATAAAGACCAGTAATTGCCGCGCTAGGTCCAGAAAACTCGGTTCCCGCAATGGGATGACACGCTAGAAAATTTCGGCGTTTAGGGTGATTTGTTACAACCTCACAAATAGCTTGTTTTGTTGAGCCCATATCTATCACTACGGTATCATCATCTATTATGTTAAGAACGTCTGGTAGTACGTGTATCGCTACATCTACTGGTATTGCTAGCACAACCAGGTCTGCCTTTGCAACATCCTCTAGGACACCCGCCTTATCTATAAAGCCTAAAGCTAGTGCTTCATCAAGATGTTTTTTACTAGCATCTATACCACACACGGTTGCTTCTGGCAACTGCGCGCGCAAATCTCGTGCAAAAGAGCCTCCTATAAGCCCTACCCCTATGATACAAATGTCTTTCATTTATCTTTATTTCTACACTTTTATTTGAAAATCAACACCTTACATCTGTTAATTAACAATATTCAGCTTCCTTATTACTTTACCCTTTCTATGGCTTCTTTTATTTCTTCTTCTTTAACACAGAGGCTAAAACGTATATAGTCCGCTCCCATCGTTCCAAAAATGGTTCCTGGGGTGATAAATATGTATTTCTCTAATAGCATCTTATCTATAAATGCTTCGGCATCTATACCTGATGGTAACTTTGCCCATACAAAGAGTCCTACTTGGTTACTATCATAACTACAGCCTAGCGTTTCTACAAGTTTAAAAACAAGCGCTCGCCTTTGTGCGTAGATACC harbors:
- a CDS encoding prephenate dehydrogenase codes for the protein MKDICIIGVGLIGGSFARDLRAQLPEATVCGIDASKKHLDEALALGFIDKAGVLEDVAKADLVVLAIPVDVAIHVLPDVLNIIDDDTVVIDMGSTKQAICEVVTNHPKRRNFLACHPIAGTEFSGPSAAITGLYEGKTNIVCEVEKTAFKLQEPVLDLFKNMGMRMRYMDPVSHDKHIAYMSHLSHISAFMLGKTVIDKEKNERDIFDMAGSGFASTVRLAKSNPVTWTSIFKQNRDNVLETLTEYIANLNDFKSLLEAEDYTGVHNEMENTNHIKEILNGIK